One Stigmatopora argus isolate UIUO_Sarg chromosome 12, RoL_Sarg_1.0, whole genome shotgun sequence genomic window carries:
- the map6d1 gene encoding uncharacterized protein map6d1 has translation MAWPCISRVCCLARFWNQFDKSDLSVPLSIQNYSDISEREVRSVTKQVSTSSGPGPRGVGGSPTRGSFRVRREPSYKPREDYQPPEVPFPSVTQYKQDFKPWPIPRKDHFPWISNGGSSAGRLELKEQDRGSYRQECRPRAKSSKNQAANETLHVPTETSYQAAYSAEALRSVGPQQGGVASASTNTQPTASVARPVPAGPSYNPLVPHGIQHDKTELSTSTKGQEHLVRTKLPPNPSAVFQSRSRAF, from the exons ATGGCTTGGCCGTGCATCAGCAGAGTGTGCTGCCTGGCTcgcttctggaaccaattcgaCAAGTCGGACCTCTCGGTTCCGCTCAGCATCCAGAACTACTCGGATATCTCCGAGCGGGAGGTGCGATCCGTGACCAAGCAGGTGTCCACCTCCTCGGGCCCCGGACCGCGTGGCGTTGGCGGCTCGCCGACCCGAGGTTCTTTTAGGGTGCGCAGGGAGCCTAGTTACAAGCCTCGGGAGGACTACCAACCCCCGGAGGTGCCTTTTCCCAGCGTCACGCAGTACAAGCAAGACTTTAAACCCTGGCCTATTCCCAGGAAAGACCATTTCCCTTGGATCAGTAACGGGGGCAGCTCAGCGGGGAGGCTGGAGTTGAAAGAGCAAGACAGGGGCTCCTACAG ACAAGAATGCAGACCACGAGCAAAAAGCAGCAAGAACCAAGCGGCAAACGAAACCCTTCACGTCCCAACCGAGACCAGCTACCAGGCCGCCTACAGCGCCGAGGCCCTTCGATCAGTAGGGCCACAGCAGGGTGGCGTCGCCTCTGCGAGTACAAATACACAACCCACCGCCTCCGTCGCCCGGCCCGTCCCGGCCGGCCCCTCCTACAATCCTCTGGTCCCGCACGGTATCCAGCACGATAAGACTGAGCTCAGCACATCCACTAAGGGGCAG